One window from the genome of Sandaracinaceae bacterium encodes:
- a CDS encoding sigma 54-interacting transcriptional regulator translates to MTDTDNPALTTIFTDDRATKRKLRRAKMVVVEGPDKGQELLIERERITVGRSVICDLTLADKAVSGTHFEIEAREKGFVLRDLDSTNGTFVGDLRVREVWIQPGTVVRVGQSHLEFEPQKGTIDIELSKEDRFHGIIGKSVRMREIFATLQKIAPTELTVLVRGETGTGKELIARAVHSASRRAEGPLVVQDCSAIPKDLIESTLFGHERGAFTGATDRHRGSFEQADGGTIFLDEIGELDLNLQPKLLRVLENREIKRVGGDRQIPVNVRVVAATNRDLRAMVNEGTFREDLYYRLSVVQLELPPLKERPEDISLLAEHFLADVSRRRYPDGEATLSIAPEAMRRLMAYAWPGNIRELKNTVERGGSLADEPELTVADLMPGAPKMPPPMLGGGSAERFVEEDVPFKEAKSAVLDEFEAAYLKALLDKHKDNITRSAKAAGLTRYHLRELAKKYGVRDEDD, encoded by the coding sequence GTGACGGACACCGACAACCCGGCCCTGACCACCATCTTCACCGACGACCGCGCCACGAAGCGCAAGCTGCGCCGGGCGAAGATGGTCGTCGTGGAGGGGCCGGACAAAGGCCAGGAGCTGTTGATCGAGCGTGAGCGGATCACCGTCGGGCGCAGCGTGATCTGCGACCTGACCCTCGCCGACAAGGCCGTCAGCGGCACCCACTTCGAGATCGAGGCGCGCGAGAAGGGCTTCGTCCTGCGCGACCTCGACTCGACCAACGGCACCTTCGTGGGCGATCTGCGCGTGCGCGAGGTGTGGATCCAGCCCGGGACCGTCGTGCGGGTCGGCCAGTCGCACCTCGAGTTCGAGCCCCAGAAGGGCACGATCGACATCGAGCTGTCGAAGGAGGACCGCTTCCACGGGATCATCGGGAAGTCGGTCCGCATGCGCGAGATCTTCGCGACGCTCCAGAAGATCGCGCCCACCGAGCTGACCGTGCTCGTGCGCGGCGAGACCGGCACGGGCAAGGAGCTGATCGCGCGCGCGGTTCACTCCGCGAGCCGCCGCGCCGAAGGCCCGCTCGTGGTCCAGGACTGCAGCGCCATCCCGAAGGACCTGATCGAGAGCACGCTCTTCGGCCACGAGCGCGGCGCGTTCACGGGCGCGACCGATCGTCACCGCGGCTCCTTCGAGCAGGCGGACGGCGGCACCATCTTCCTCGACGAGATCGGTGAGCTGGACCTCAACCTGCAGCCGAAGCTGCTGCGCGTCCTCGAGAACCGCGAGATCAAGCGCGTCGGGGGCGACCGTCAGATCCCCGTCAACGTACGGGTCGTGGCTGCGACCAACCGCGATCTGCGCGCGATGGTCAACGAGGGCACGTTCCGCGAGGACCTGTACTACCGGCTCAGCGTCGTTCAGCTCGAGCTGCCGCCGCTCAAGGAGCGCCCGGAAGACATCTCGCTCCTCGCCGAGCACTTCCTCGCGGACGTGAGCCGCCGCCGCTACCCGGACGGCGAGGCCACCCTGAGCATCGCGCCCGAGGCGATGCGCCGCCTGATGGCCTACGCGTGGCCGGGCAACATCCGCGAGCTCAAGAACACGGTCGAGCGCGGCGGGTCCCTCGCGGACGAGCCGGAGCTGACGGTCGCGGATCTGATGCCGGGCGCCCCGAAGATGCCTCCGCCGATGCTCGGTGGGGGGAGCGCCGAACGCTTCGTCGAGGAGGACGTGCCCTTCAAGGAGGCGAAGAGCGCGGTGCTCGACGAGTTCGAGGCCGCGTATCTCAAGGCGCTCCTCGACAAGCACAAGGACAACATCACCCGGAGCGCGAAGGCGGCCGGCCTGACCCGCTACCACCTCCGCGAGCTCGCCAAGAAGTACGGCGTGCGCGACGAAGACGACTGA
- the rpe gene encoding ribulose-phosphate 3-epimerase: MPKSDRPVRIAPSILSADFARLGEEVRAVEEAGADWIHVDVMDGRFVPNLTIGPPVVKALRRVTERTLDVHLMIVEPERYIEAFAEAGADYITVHAEASTHLHRTLQAIRACGAKAGVSLNPHTPEDVLRYCFDQLDLVLVMSVNPGFGGQAFIESVVPKIEAIHWMIEASRRDVRLEVDGGIRVGTAEQVVRAGADVLVAGSAIFGEEDYEKAIRALREDIA; the protein is encoded by the coding sequence GTGCCGAAGTCCGACCGCCCCGTACGCATCGCCCCCTCCATCCTCTCGGCGGACTTCGCCCGCCTCGGCGAGGAGGTGCGCGCGGTCGAGGAGGCGGGCGCGGACTGGATCCACGTCGACGTGATGGACGGGCGCTTCGTGCCCAACCTGACGATCGGCCCGCCGGTCGTGAAGGCGCTCCGAAGGGTCACCGAGCGGACCCTCGACGTCCACCTGATGATCGTGGAGCCGGAGCGATACATCGAAGCCTTCGCGGAGGCGGGCGCCGACTACATCACGGTGCACGCCGAGGCCTCGACCCATCTGCACCGCACCCTTCAGGCCATCCGCGCGTGCGGCGCGAAGGCGGGCGTGAGCCTCAACCCCCACACCCCCGAGGACGTCCTCCGTTACTGCTTCGACCAGCTCGACCTCGTCCTCGTGATGAGCGTGAACCCCGGCTTCGGGGGGCAGGCCTTCATCGAGAGCGTCGTCCCGAAGATCGAGGCGATCCACTGGATGATCGAAGCGTCTCGCCGCGACGTGCGCCTCGAGGTCGACGGTGGGATCCGGGTCGGCACGGCCGAGCAGGTGGTCCGGGCGGGCGCCGACGTGCTGGTTGCGGGCAGCGCGATTTTCGGCGAGGAAGACTACGAGAAGGCCATTCGAGCGCTGCGAGAGGACATCGCGTGA
- a CDS encoding serine/threonine-protein kinase, translated as MDRLEAGGMAEVFRGEALSVQGFKKQVAIKRVLPHLAQNKSFISMFLDEARLGARLNHANIVSVFDIGAADNTFFIVMEFIDGCNLKAVMENFRQTGRRLGVKESVYICMEVCRGLSYAHELIDDEGDELAIVHRDISPPNILLSKRGEIKVTDFGLAKATTQLEKTDPGVVKGKFSYLAPEAALGERVDARADLFGLGIVLWEMLAGRRLFLGETDYQTVKLVQQANVPSLQRLNPEVDADLEEVLQKCLAKDPDQRYLSARDMGDALAGYLFGKQLKVTSYDIANLVKDVIDRKTRSPKQQEASIIDRLIQEELLRFTSLDDMSGSDPSLGDQPLSPENVAGAQPLDASLFENPADWFTDDAEVADAVASASGTESEPGWRESGLETDAESLAALLESDAPTMIADVASLSPERVSAPPAPRLPSVPENQPQRAPTPAPPQAARAQSIPPEASPPATSGGAAKWVVLAALLLLAAGGAAAWFGGFIP; from the coding sequence GTGGACCGACTGGAAGCCGGCGGCATGGCGGAGGTCTTCCGCGGTGAGGCGCTGAGCGTCCAGGGCTTCAAGAAGCAGGTCGCCATCAAGCGCGTCCTGCCTCACCTGGCGCAGAACAAGAGCTTCATCTCGATGTTCCTGGACGAGGCCCGCCTCGGCGCCCGGCTGAACCACGCGAACATCGTCTCGGTCTTCGACATCGGAGCCGCCGACAACACGTTCTTCATCGTCATGGAGTTCATCGATGGCTGCAATCTCAAAGCAGTCATGGAGAACTTCCGGCAGACGGGCCGCCGCCTCGGCGTGAAGGAGAGCGTTTACATCTGCATGGAGGTCTGCCGCGGCCTCAGCTACGCGCACGAGCTGATCGACGACGAGGGCGACGAGCTGGCGATCGTGCACCGCGACATCTCGCCGCCGAACATCCTCCTGAGCAAGCGCGGCGAGATCAAGGTCACCGACTTCGGCCTCGCGAAGGCGACCACGCAGCTCGAGAAGACCGATCCGGGCGTGGTGAAGGGGAAGTTCAGCTACCTCGCGCCCGAGGCGGCGCTGGGCGAGCGGGTCGACGCCCGGGCCGACCTCTTCGGGCTCGGCATCGTGCTCTGGGAGATGCTGGCCGGCCGCCGGCTGTTCCTCGGCGAGACCGACTACCAGACGGTCAAGCTCGTCCAGCAGGCGAACGTGCCGAGCCTGCAGCGCCTGAACCCGGAGGTCGACGCCGACCTCGAGGAGGTGCTGCAGAAGTGCCTCGCGAAGGATCCCGACCAGCGGTATCTGAGCGCGCGCGACATGGGCGACGCCCTGGCTGGCTACCTCTTCGGCAAGCAGCTGAAGGTCACCAGCTACGACATCGCCAACCTCGTCAAGGACGTCATCGACCGCAAGACGCGGTCGCCCAAGCAGCAGGAGGCGTCGATCATCGACCGCCTCATCCAGGAGGAGCTGCTGCGGTTCACGTCGCTCGACGACATGTCGGGCTCGGATCCGTCGCTCGGCGACCAGCCGCTGAGCCCCGAGAACGTCGCGGGCGCCCAGCCGCTCGACGCGAGCCTCTTCGAGAACCCGGCCGACTGGTTCACCGATGACGCCGAGGTCGCCGACGCCGTGGCCAGCGCGTCCGGGACCGAGAGCGAGCCGGGCTGGCGAGAGAGCGGGCTCGAGACGGACGCCGAGTCGCTCGCCGCGCTGCTCGAGTCGGACGCGCCCACGATGATCGCCGACGTCGCGTCCCTGAGCCCCGAGCGCGTCTCCGCGCCCCCGGCTCCGCGCCTGCCGTCGGTGCCCGAGAACCAGCCCCAGCGCGCCCCGACCCCGGCGCCGCCGCAAGCGGCTCGAGCGCAGTCGATCCCGCCCGAAGCCAGCCCTCCCGCCACGAGCGGCGGCGCGGCCAAGTGGGTCGTGCTCGCCGCGCTCCTGCTGCTCGCCGCCGGGGGCGCCGCCGCCTGGTTCGGCGGCTTCATCCCCTGA
- a CDS encoding tetratricopeptide repeat protein — MGAASQELTERAKLLISERRYQEAVRACRRALLVRPDQVEVRLLLGEALLALERYDEVRVEMMALARKKPDHAPVHRLLGEAYLRDGRPTQAVEALRKALKLDPSDEVAQELLGEAADENAPVSNTIERWFADEAEPTVETRSPEWEETNTPVPATAADLPHEPEPSVQVDPSLVEEAVAEARERPKTSPARPAPRVRARKPTALGFAAAPLPAPPAKPPTSADPLPQQPTAVAKPKPRDADEGLTGLVPEPVTEELPLDSRDAVPLALEGEPTRAQVPSAKGLTPKPFPPPGPTFEPIAPLDLEIQDDFEPFAGDLLPTDAFTSPIEDLDEEPTRARLLDGLDDDSEVEPPTMARVPMPEARPAPIPTGGNVHAPTPFPAASVPPAYEAAPHPTPASAPAAEPPRGLARDIATERVAERRGKRRWVVPAALGALLLVVLGVGGGLAASAWLDAAAREEVRGAAATAGDSGDRAAVEAVVAEIGDDGDVRQRALKARLLATLVLEHDVERADEAQAILDSLQGEGASTDASIASALLAVDRGASTEALSVLSGLTAEGEQIPEAFRARAFATAALGRWSQAEEASRQAATARPGSPRHVTLHALMRHRTGDSAAGLTLLDSIPSGETHPSVRVIRARILQDSGSDPARALDEATAVVDDLAERATPFELAWAHLLRAKHAAAQGDASTALQEVRAAATHPPPSDEAFAMGMIETFLRAGSATEAREHLSALPEPPIDESGRALLTAEVLLDAGALDEALEALGAAEATPRRSLLRARILEARGQTDEARPLYEAALEVPGPEGRHARVRLAAIEMDGGHAGRAIQLLEPLRASAVDDLETAPLLARAYLAEGRLDDASEILDAALRRRPEAAELLAARGSLQLRRGQVQEALTSLRRASASRENDPDLAADLGDAARQAGEAAEAQQAYERALSLRPAHPRALVGLAHLALAARDVETAATRIEEAAATGHEALEVARLRGRMMVFRGDGAASASTLEPLAREHRDAELFTALGALYAQAEEDRDASRAFAQALSRDRNQPEALLGQSLIDIRRGDLSSARRAIATAEREAESRGLAEALAPALAVARGRLEFEHGDFDETVEAANAALAADARFGPAHLLLANVAIERGNAPLEALRAAVTGVMPPPEALGRLAPRLGRGEEACTLARRYLEAAPNGYDAPDVRRVAARCR, encoded by the coding sequence ATGGGCGCAGCGAGCCAGGAGCTGACCGAGCGCGCGAAGCTCCTGATTTCGGAGCGCCGCTATCAAGAAGCGGTTCGTGCGTGTCGAAGGGCGCTGCTCGTGCGCCCGGATCAGGTCGAGGTGCGTCTGCTGCTCGGCGAGGCCTTGCTGGCGCTCGAGCGCTACGACGAGGTCCGGGTCGAGATGATGGCGCTCGCCCGCAAGAAGCCCGATCACGCCCCGGTGCATCGACTCCTGGGCGAGGCGTACCTTCGCGACGGCCGGCCCACTCAAGCGGTGGAGGCGCTGCGGAAGGCGCTGAAGCTCGATCCCAGCGACGAGGTCGCCCAGGAGCTCCTCGGAGAGGCGGCCGACGAGAACGCCCCGGTCTCGAACACCATCGAGCGCTGGTTCGCCGACGAGGCGGAGCCCACGGTCGAGACGCGATCGCCCGAGTGGGAGGAGACCAACACGCCGGTTCCCGCGACGGCGGCCGATCTCCCGCACGAGCCGGAGCCCTCCGTGCAGGTGGATCCCAGCCTGGTCGAGGAGGCGGTCGCGGAGGCGCGCGAGCGGCCCAAGACCAGCCCAGCGCGCCCCGCGCCGCGGGTCCGCGCCCGCAAGCCGACGGCGCTCGGGTTCGCGGCCGCCCCGCTCCCGGCGCCGCCCGCGAAGCCTCCCACGTCCGCGGACCCGCTGCCGCAGCAGCCGACGGCGGTCGCCAAGCCCAAGCCGCGCGACGCGGACGAGGGGCTGACGGGGCTCGTGCCCGAGCCGGTGACGGAGGAGCTCCCGCTCGACTCCAGGGACGCGGTGCCGCTGGCGCTCGAGGGCGAGCCGACCCGCGCCCAGGTGCCGAGCGCGAAGGGGCTCACCCCCAAGCCGTTCCCGCCCCCCGGCCCGACCTTCGAGCCGATCGCGCCGCTCGACCTGGAGATCCAGGACGACTTCGAGCCGTTCGCCGGCGACCTGTTGCCGACCGACGCGTTCACGTCGCCCATCGAAGACCTCGACGAGGAGCCCACCCGCGCCCGCCTCCTCGACGGCCTCGACGACGACTCCGAGGTCGAGCCGCCGACGATGGCGCGTGTGCCGATGCCCGAGGCCCGCCCGGCCCCGATCCCCACGGGCGGAAACGTGCACGCGCCGACGCCGTTCCCCGCCGCGTCCGTGCCGCCCGCGTACGAAGCCGCGCCGCACCCCACGCCAGCGTCCGCGCCCGCCGCGGAGCCCCCGCGAGGGCTCGCCCGCGACATCGCCACCGAGCGCGTGGCCGAGCGTCGCGGCAAGCGTCGCTGGGTCGTCCCCGCGGCCCTCGGGGCGCTGCTCCTGGTCGTGCTCGGGGTGGGCGGCGGGCTCGCCGCTTCGGCCTGGCTCGACGCCGCGGCCCGCGAAGAGGTTCGGGGCGCGGCGGCGACCGCGGGGGACAGCGGCGACCGGGCGGCGGTCGAGGCGGTGGTCGCGGAGATCGGCGACGACGGAGACGTCCGGCAGCGGGCGCTGAAGGCGCGGCTCCTCGCCACGCTCGTGCTCGAGCACGACGTGGAGAGGGCGGACGAAGCGCAGGCCATCCTCGATTCGCTCCAGGGTGAGGGGGCGAGCACCGACGCGTCGATCGCGTCCGCGCTGCTCGCGGTCGATCGCGGCGCGTCGACCGAGGCCCTGTCCGTGCTCAGCGGCCTCACCGCGGAGGGAGAGCAGATCCCCGAGGCGTTCCGTGCCCGGGCGTTCGCGACCGCCGCGCTCGGTCGCTGGTCGCAGGCGGAGGAGGCGTCCCGACAGGCGGCGACGGCGCGGCCCGGCTCTCCGCGTCACGTCACGTTGCACGCGTTGATGCGCCACCGCACGGGCGACAGCGCGGCCGGGCTCACGCTGCTCGACTCCATCCCTTCGGGCGAGACGCATCCGTCGGTGCGCGTGATCCGTGCGCGCATCCTTCAGGACAGCGGGAGCGACCCCGCCCGCGCGCTGGACGAGGCGACGGCGGTGGTCGACGACCTGGCCGAGCGGGCGACCCCCTTCGAGCTCGCCTGGGCCCACCTGCTGCGCGCGAAACACGCCGCGGCGCAGGGCGACGCGTCGACCGCGCTCCAGGAGGTGCGGGCGGCCGCGACGCATCCTCCGCCCAGCGACGAAGCCTTTGCGATGGGGATGATCGAGACGTTCCTGCGGGCCGGCTCGGCCACGGAGGCGCGCGAGCATCTGTCGGCGCTTCCGGAGCCGCCGATCGACGAGTCGGGGCGCGCGCTGCTCACGGCGGAGGTGCTCCTGGACGCGGGCGCCCTCGACGAGGCGCTCGAGGCGTTGGGCGCGGCCGAGGCCACGCCGCGGCGGAGCTTGCTCCGGGCCCGCATCCTCGAAGCGCGCGGTCAGACGGACGAGGCGCGCCCGCTCTACGAGGCCGCCCTGGAGGTGCCCGGGCCCGAGGGTCGCCACGCGCGTGTGCGGCTGGCCGCCATCGAGATGGACGGCGGGCACGCCGGCCGCGCGATCCAGCTGCTCGAGCCGCTCCGCGCCAGCGCGGTCGACGACCTCGAGACGGCCCCCCTGCTCGCGCGCGCCTACCTCGCGGAGGGGCGCCTCGACGACGCCTCCGAGATCCTCGACGCGGCGCTTCGGCGTCGGCCCGAGGCGGCCGAGCTGCTCGCGGCCCGCGGCTCGCTCCAGCTGCGGCGCGGGCAGGTGCAGGAGGCGTTGACGTCTCTCCGCCGCGCCTCCGCCTCGCGCGAGAACGACCCCGACCTGGCCGCTGATCTCGGGGACGCGGCGCGTCAGGCCGGGGAGGCCGCGGAGGCGCAGCAGGCCTACGAGCGCGCGCTGTCCCTTCGGCCCGCCCACCCCCGCGCGCTGGTCGGGCTCGCGCACCTCGCGCTCGCGGCCCGAGACGTCGAGACCGCGGCGACCCGCATCGAGGAGGCGGCGGCCACGGGGCACGAGGCGCTCGAGGTGGCGCGCCTGCGCGGGCGAATGATGGTCTTCCGGGGCGACGGCGCGGCGAGCGCGTCGACCCTCGAGCCGCTCGCCCGCGAGCACCGAGACGCGGAGCTGTTCACCGCGCTCGGTGCGCTCTACGCGCAGGCGGAGGAGGACCGCGACGCCTCGCGCGCCTTCGCCCAGGCCCTCTCGAGGGATCGCAATCAGCCCGAGGCGCTGCTCGGCCAGTCGCTGATCGACATCCGCCGCGGCGATCTCTCCAGCGCTCGGCGGGCGATCGCGACGGCGGAGCGAGAGGCGGAGTCACGCGGCCTCGCGGAGGCGCTCGCGCCCGCGCTCGCGGTGGCGCGCGGGCGTCTGGAGTTCGAGCACGGCGACTTCGACGAGACGGTGGAGGCGGCCAACGCGGCGCTCGCCGCCGACGCGCGCTTCGGCCCGGCCCACCTCCTCCTGGCGAACGTGGCCATCGAGCGTGGCAACGCGCCGCTCGAGGCGCTCCGCGCGGCCGTCACGGGCGTGATGCCGCCGCCGGAGGCGCTCGGCCGTCTCGCCCCGCGGCTCGGGCGCGGCGAGGAGGCCTGCACCTTGGCCCGGCGCTACCTCGAGGCGGCGCCGAACGGCTACGACGCCCCCGACGTCAGGCGCGTCGCCGCTCGGTGTCGCTGA
- a CDS encoding transglutaminaseTgpA domain-containing protein, with protein MSFERLHKWVSYGLSGLGLFALSIGPELELPAELLIFAAWIASWFAEGARIRDPRWTRGWTIGVVVFLLVQSARGFFGAPLLPLVLELTAALQISRLFNRRGAREHQQIAALALLHLIAATVLSTEITYALVFLGFVVVVPWTLALGHLRAELEAQHAPLPEPEREEAIARTLRSPLVGTGFLLGTAALAVPLFAMTAGIFLAFPRVGLGFLTLGRDLGQRVSGFGADVELGDFGLIRTDPTVVLRVEPPSLPADPPERMSLRLRGTSFDHYDGRRWTRSSELESESVGHADDFYPVPHRFPQPTQDRAWSIVLDALDEPVIFLPPDTVGLEIPPRMTGGVPVGRDVHIAPGVDVRYGDADGMGLRYVAWTAVEVRAEDPDPDLLRRYLQVPEGHERVAELARAWTAGAESDGDRVERIVQRLRESGEYTYSLETPPLGGRLPLEVFLFEAKRGHCEYYSTSLAVMLRTLGVPTRNVTGFLGGRYNAYGSYYAISQGDAHSWVEVWLPGRGWVVLDPTPSGRDAFGPGGGWLATLRQIFDAIETRWADDVVGYDLRSQISIVRQLRDLFGDGEANAPARSSESGARPARPDGWLLAGAGLLVIALAVFLLLRRRRAKAAQDPERARVAIRLYRALDRVLAKLGHPRPPSRTPDEQLAALEAAGFTEMELVREVTDRHRDARYGGGSLDAADGERLERRIRALVGRRDLFPRVD; from the coding sequence GTGAGCTTCGAGCGGCTCCACAAGTGGGTCAGCTACGGGCTCTCGGGGCTCGGGCTCTTCGCGCTCTCGATCGGGCCGGAGCTCGAGCTGCCGGCCGAGCTGCTCATCTTCGCCGCGTGGATCGCCAGCTGGTTCGCCGAGGGGGCGCGCATCCGCGATCCTCGGTGGACCCGAGGCTGGACCATCGGCGTGGTGGTGTTCCTGCTCGTGCAGTCCGCCCGTGGATTCTTCGGCGCCCCGCTCCTCCCGCTCGTGCTGGAGCTCACCGCCGCGCTCCAGATCTCGCGCCTGTTCAACCGACGCGGTGCGCGTGAGCACCAGCAGATCGCCGCGCTCGCGCTGCTCCATCTGATCGCGGCGACGGTGCTGTCGACCGAGATCACCTACGCCCTGGTCTTCCTCGGCTTCGTCGTCGTCGTGCCCTGGACGCTGGCCCTCGGGCACCTCCGCGCGGAGCTCGAGGCGCAGCACGCGCCGCTGCCGGAGCCCGAGCGCGAGGAGGCCATCGCGCGCACCCTGCGCAGCCCGCTCGTCGGCACTGGGTTCCTGCTCGGCACGGCCGCGCTCGCGGTCCCGCTGTTCGCGATGACGGCGGGCATCTTCCTCGCGTTCCCGCGGGTCGGGCTCGGCTTCCTGACCCTCGGCCGCGATCTCGGTCAACGCGTGAGCGGCTTCGGCGCGGACGTCGAGCTCGGGGACTTCGGGTTGATCCGGACCGATCCGACCGTCGTGCTGCGCGTCGAGCCGCCGAGTCTCCCGGCGGACCCGCCCGAGCGGATGTCGCTCCGCCTGCGCGGGACCAGCTTCGATCACTACGACGGCCGACGCTGGACCCGGAGCAGCGAGCTCGAGAGCGAGAGCGTCGGGCACGCGGACGACTTCTACCCGGTGCCGCATCGCTTCCCGCAGCCCACGCAGGATCGCGCCTGGTCGATCGTGCTCGACGCGCTCGACGAGCCGGTGATCTTCCTCCCGCCGGACACCGTCGGGCTCGAGATCCCGCCCCGCATGACGGGAGGCGTGCCCGTCGGTCGCGACGTGCACATCGCGCCCGGCGTGGACGTTCGCTACGGCGACGCCGACGGGATGGGGCTGCGCTACGTCGCCTGGACGGCGGTCGAGGTGCGCGCCGAAGACCCCGATCCCGATCTCCTGCGACGATATCTCCAGGTGCCGGAGGGGCACGAGCGGGTGGCGGAGCTCGCCCGCGCATGGACGGCGGGCGCCGAGAGCGACGGGGATCGGGTCGAGCGGATCGTGCAGCGCCTGCGAGAGAGCGGTGAGTACACGTACTCGCTCGAGACCCCGCCGCTCGGAGGACGGCTCCCGCTCGAGGTCTTCCTCTTCGAGGCCAAGCGCGGGCACTGTGAGTACTACTCCACGTCGCTGGCGGTGATGCTGCGAACCCTCGGCGTCCCCACGCGCAACGTCACGGGCTTTCTGGGCGGACGCTACAACGCCTATGGGAGCTACTACGCGATCAGCCAGGGCGACGCGCACAGCTGGGTGGAGGTGTGGCTCCCCGGGCGCGGCTGGGTCGTGCTCGATCCCACCCCCTCCGGCCGCGACGCCTTCGGGCCCGGCGGGGGCTGGCTCGCGACGCTGCGCCAGATCTTCGACGCGATCGAGACCCGCTGGGCGGACGACGTGGTCGGCTACGACCTGCGCTCCCAGATCTCGATCGTCCGACAGCTGCGGGATCTCTTCGGGGACGGAGAGGCCAACGCGCCGGCGCGCTCCTCGGAGTCGGGCGCGCGCCCCGCTCGTCCCGACGGGTGGCTGCTCGCCGGCGCCGGGCTGCTCGTGATCGCGCTCGCCGTGTTCCTGCTGCTGCGGCGCCGTCGCGCGAAGGCCGCGCAGGATCCCGAGCGCGCGCGGGTCGCCATCCGCCTCTATCGAGCGCTCGACCGCGTGCTGGCGAAGCTGGGCCACCCTCGCCCGCCTTCGCGCACCCCCGACGAGCAGCTGGCCGCGCTCGAGGCGGCCGGGTTCACCGAGATGGAGCTCGTCCGGGAGGTCACGGACCGCCACCGAGACGCGCGCTACGGCGGCGGCAGCCTCGACGCGGCCGATGGGGAGCGCCTCGAGCGACGGATCCGTGCGTTGGTGGGGCGACGGGATCTTTTCCCGCGCGTCGATTAA
- a CDS encoding DUF58 domain-containing protein: MSRATTPTKKKRKRRGPPRRLKFTREGRVFVLVTVGVGAAAVNTGNNLLYLVLGFMLSLIVLSGILSEVVLRHVAVKRHLPRRAFAGTPCLVELELSNAKTRFPSYSVELEEVREGDAAPRVYFLKVGPGAREVRAYSQRPARRGTMKLTQLNLRTRYPFGLFEKWRVIDLEDELLVYPAIDGDPSGARARPKSGPDAPSHRLGPGSEVAGLREYVSGDDARAIHWRRSAALGRVVVRERQRDVARKLTIVVDEGRPHGAGEAWDAQLEATISRAARAAADELERGVAVEIASRASASPLVLPGQSPDPLWRHLALLEAVPLAEGDAPLEDGAALAEGAA; the protein is encoded by the coding sequence GTGAGCCGCGCGACCACGCCCACGAAGAAGAAGCGCAAGCGACGGGGCCCACCGCGGCGCTTGAAGTTCACGCGGGAGGGGCGCGTCTTCGTGCTCGTCACCGTCGGCGTCGGCGCGGCGGCCGTCAACACGGGCAACAACCTGCTCTACCTCGTGCTCGGCTTCATGCTGAGCCTCATCGTGCTCAGCGGCATCCTCAGTGAGGTCGTCCTGCGGCACGTGGCGGTGAAGCGCCACCTCCCCCGGCGCGCGTTCGCCGGCACGCCGTGTCTCGTCGAGCTCGAGCTGTCGAACGCGAAGACTCGTTTCCCCTCGTACTCGGTCGAGCTCGAGGAGGTCCGTGAAGGGGACGCCGCCCCGCGCGTCTACTTCCTCAAGGTGGGGCCGGGCGCGCGCGAGGTGCGCGCCTACTCTCAGCGTCCTGCGCGGCGCGGAACGATGAAGCTCACCCAGCTGAACCTCCGTACGCGCTACCCGTTCGGGCTCTTCGAGAAGTGGCGCGTCATCGATCTCGAGGACGAGCTGCTCGTCTACCCCGCGATCGACGGCGATCCCTCGGGCGCGCGCGCGCGTCCCAAGAGCGGACCCGACGCCCCCTCGCATCGGCTCGGCCCGGGCTCCGAGGTCGCCGGGCTGCGCGAGTACGTCTCCGGAGACGACGCGCGCGCGATCCACTGGCGGCGCAGCGCGGCGCTGGGCCGGGTCGTGGTCCGCGAGCGGCAACGCGACGTCGCCCGCAAGCTGACCATCGTGGTCGACGAGGGCCGCCCGCACGGCGCGGGGGAGGCGTGGGACGCGCAGCTCGAGGCGACGATCTCCCGCGCCGCCCGCGCGGCGGCGGACGAGCTCGAGCGTGGCGTCGCCGTGGAGATCGCGTCGCGTGCGAGCGCCTCTCCGCTCGTGCTTCCGGGCCAGTCGCCGGACCCGCTGTGGCGTCACCTCGCTTTGCTCGAGGCGGTGCCGCTCGCGGAGGGTGACGCGCCGCTCGAGGACGGGGCCGCGCTCGCGGAGGGAGCCGCGTGA